In a genomic window of Flavobacterium sp. KACC 22761:
- a CDS encoding ABC transporter permease has translation MNLEYFIAKRLITAKDYKSSISAPIIKIAISAIAIGIIMMLVSVATGIGLQQKIRDKISAFNGQVIISNFDNNNSEATLTPISKKQDFYPNFKSVPDVTHIQAIATKAGIIRTENAFEGIIFKGVGADYDWNSIKEYLVEGKLPDFSKSLNEEVIISRFLADRLNLKLGDSFNTFFIKEEQGKMPNSRRFKIAGIFSSGFQDFDATFIIGDIRHIQRINKWAPDQIGAFEVFVKDFTKIKQTGNQIYEQTPSGLDTKTIIEKYSYIFDWLQLFDFNIVVILGVMILVATINMVVALLVLILERTQMIGILKSLGANNWTVRKIFLYNAFYLIIRGLFWGNLIGISILLIQQQFGVVHLNPENYYVNQAPVYLNWGYVIALNLLTIIICFLVLLIPSYIITKISPVKAIRFD, from the coding sequence TTGAATTTAGAATATTTCATAGCCAAGAGACTTATTACTGCAAAAGATTATAAAAGCAGTATCTCGGCGCCTATCATAAAAATTGCCATTTCGGCTATTGCAATTGGAATTATTATGATGTTGGTTTCAGTTGCAACTGGAATTGGCTTGCAACAAAAAATCCGTGATAAAATTTCTGCTTTTAACGGGCAGGTCATTATATCGAATTTTGACAATAATAATTCTGAAGCGACATTAACGCCAATTTCTAAAAAACAGGATTTTTATCCCAATTTCAAATCGGTTCCAGATGTAACGCACATTCAAGCAATTGCAACTAAAGCTGGAATTATTAGAACTGAAAATGCTTTTGAAGGAATTATTTTTAAAGGAGTCGGAGCAGATTATGATTGGAACAGCATAAAAGAATATCTTGTTGAAGGAAAATTGCCTGATTTTTCGAAATCACTAAATGAAGAAGTCATTATTTCTAGATTTCTTGCAGACCGACTTAATTTGAAACTGGGAGATAGTTTTAATACTTTTTTTATAAAAGAAGAACAAGGTAAAATGCCTAACAGCCGCCGATTTAAAATTGCAGGCATTTTTAGTTCAGGTTTCCAGGATTTTGATGCGACTTTTATAATAGGCGATATCCGGCACATCCAACGAATCAATAAGTGGGCGCCCGATCAAATTGGAGCGTTCGAAGTTTTTGTAAAAGATTTTACTAAAATTAAGCAAACAGGCAATCAGATTTACGAACAGACACCGTCAGGATTAGATACTAAGACCATTATTGAAAAGTATAGTTATATTTTTGATTGGTTACAGCTTTTTGATTTTAATATAGTAGTGATTTTAGGTGTAATGATTCTAGTTGCTACTATAAATATGGTAGTAGCACTTTTGGTTCTGATTTTAGAGCGTACGCAAATGATCGGAATTTTGAAATCACTTGGCGCAAACAATTGGACTGTTCGGAAAATATTTTTGTATAATGCATTCTATTTAATAATAAGAGGGCTGTTTTGGGGAAATCTTATCGGGATCTCAATATTATTAATCCAGCAGCAATTTGGAGTTGTTCACTTAAACCCCGAAAACTATTATGTAAATCAAGCGCCAGTATATTTGAATTGGGGTTATGTAATAGCATTAAATCTACTGACTATAATAATTTGCTTTTTAGTATTACTGATTCCATCATATATTATAACCAAAATATCGCCAGTCAAAGCAATTCGCTTTGATTAA
- a CDS encoding YkgJ family cysteine cluster protein: MKQILNNLNKLAKDKHIENKKYFDKLKKKQPKNLDYIMQDLHDAEFKKTDCLQCANCCKTTGPLFTLADIERISKSFRQKPQQFIDQYLRIDEDKDYVLKSVPCTFLDNENYCMIYDVRPKACREFPHTDRKKFHQISDLTLKNVAICPAAYNIVEEMKKKLPL, translated from the coding sequence TTGAAACAAATTTTAAACAACTTAAATAAGTTAGCCAAAGATAAGCATATCGAAAACAAAAAGTATTTTGATAAGCTTAAAAAGAAACAGCCTAAAAATTTGGATTATATTATGCAGGATTTGCACGATGCCGAATTTAAGAAAACAGATTGCTTGCAATGCGCGAATTGTTGCAAGACAACAGGTCCGTTATTTACTTTGGCTGATATTGAAAGAATCTCTAAATCATTCAGGCAAAAACCACAGCAGTTTATTGATCAGTATTTGCGAATTGATGAAGACAAAGACTATGTTTTAAAAAGTGTTCCTTGTACTTTTTTGGATAATGAAAATTACTGCATGATTTATGATGTTCGTCCAAAAGCATGCCGTGAATTCCCACATACAGACCGCAAGAAGTTTCACCAAATATCAGATCTTACTTTAAAAAATGTTGCTATTTGTCCAGCGGCGTATAATATTGTTGAAGAAATGAAAAAGAAACTTCCATTATAA
- a CDS encoding class I SAM-dependent methyltransferase, translated as MKDLFGKAMFDFQTNNSPEDIITETSISEEDEMSIEYLFRSYSEMPKLEQKALQLAFGRILDVGCGAGSHSLSLQNERNLDVTSIDISEKAIETCKLRGLKNAKVQNILDFEDNKFDTILLLMNGTGIFGKLENCNAYLLKLKSLLNPGGQILIDSSDIIYMFDEDEDGGKWIPSDNNYYGELTFTISYKGEKEEPFNWLYLDYNTLQNAANANGLQCELILEGEHYDYLAKLSL; from the coding sequence ATGAAAGATCTTTTTGGGAAAGCGATGTTCGATTTCCAAACAAATAATTCACCCGAGGATATCATTACCGAAACTTCAATTTCTGAAGAAGATGAAATGAGTATTGAATATTTATTTCGCTCCTATAGTGAAATGCCAAAACTAGAGCAAAAGGCACTTCAATTGGCTTTTGGCAGAATTTTAGACGTTGGTTGTGGCGCAGGAAGTCATAGCCTTTCCCTACAAAATGAGAGAAATCTTGATGTGACTTCTATTGATATTTCAGAAAAAGCAATTGAAACCTGCAAATTAAGAGGTTTGAAAAACGCCAAAGTCCAGAATATCCTCGATTTTGAGGATAATAAATTTGACACCATTCTACTGCTAATGAATGGTACTGGAATTTTTGGAAAACTAGAAAACTGCAATGCATATCTATTGAAATTAAAATCACTTTTGAATCCTGGTGGACAAATTTTAATTGACAGTTCAGATATCATTTATATGTTTGATGAAGATGAGGATGGAGGAAAATGGATTCCGTCTGACAATAATTATTATGGAGAATTAACTTTCACCATTTCGTACAAAGGCGAAAAAGAAGAACCTTTTAACTGGCTTTATTTGGATTACAATACACTTCAAAATGCGGCAAACGCAAATGGATTGCAATGTGAGCTAATTTTAGAAGGCGAACATTATGATTATTTAGCTAAACTATCATTATAA
- a CDS encoding YfiT family bacillithiol transferase, with translation MEESILEKLKYPIGKFVIPESYTTEYLNEKINELAAFPEKLKKETINLSDEQLNTPYRPGGWTIRQVIHHCAESHMNCFIRIKWTLTENNPVIKAYDEVLWSELPDNKTMPIEASLTLLTGLHSRLVYIMQNLSSDDLEKSFIHPESNLELKLKRIIGMYAWHSNHHLAHITTLKKSKNWD, from the coding sequence ATGGAAGAATCAATCTTAGAAAAATTAAAATACCCAATAGGAAAATTTGTAATTCCTGAATCTTATACAACTGAATATCTCAATGAGAAGATTAACGAACTCGCTGCATTTCCTGAAAAGCTAAAAAAAGAAACCATTAATTTAAGCGATGAGCAACTAAATACTCCTTATCGCCCGGGTGGATGGACAATAAGACAAGTAATTCATCATTGCGCAGAAAGCCATATGAATTGCTTTATCAGGATTAAATGGACTTTGACCGAAAATAATCCGGTTATAAAAGCTTATGATGAAGTATTATGGAGCGAGTTGCCAGACAACAAAACAATGCCAATTGAGGCTAGCTTAACTTTATTAACTGGCCTTCATTCCAGATTAGTTTATATTATGCAAAATTTATCATCAGATGATTTAGAAAAATCTTTTATTCATCCTGAAAGCAATCTAGAATTAAAATTAAAACGAATCATCGGAATGTATGCCTGGCATTCCAATCACCATTTAGCACACATTACTACTCTTAAGAAATCAAAAAATTGGGATTAA
- a CDS encoding 7-carboxy-7-deazaguanine synthase QueE → MLSKEIQLEVNKGAMLPLMEEFYTIQGEGFHTGTAAYFIRIGGCDVGCHWCDVKESWNAELHPPTKTDLIVQNASAYADTVVITGGEPLTWDMTLLTQQLKDKNLKVHIETSGAYPLSGTWDWICLSPKKNKLPTQTVYDNAHELKVIIYNKHDFIFAEEQAELVNDNAILFLQPEWSKKEEMTPLIVDYVMNNPKWRVSLQTHKYLNIP, encoded by the coding sequence ATGTTATCAAAAGAAATACAATTAGAAGTTAATAAAGGAGCAATGTTGCCTTTAATGGAGGAATTTTACACCATTCAAGGGGAAGGTTTTCATACCGGAACGGCGGCATATTTTATTAGAATTGGAGGATGTGATGTAGGTTGCCACTGGTGCGATGTGAAAGAAAGCTGGAATGCTGAATTGCATCCGCCAACAAAAACTGATTTAATTGTACAGAATGCATCTGCTTATGCTGACACTGTTGTAATAACAGGTGGCGAGCCTTTGACTTGGGATATGACTCTGCTGACACAGCAATTAAAAGATAAAAATCTAAAAGTTCATATTGAAACTTCAGGAGCATATCCGCTTAGCGGAACTTGGGATTGGATTTGTCTTTCTCCTAAAAAAAATAAACTCCCAACGCAAACGGTTTATGACAATGCACACGAGCTAAAAGTGATTATTTACAATAAGCACGATTTTATTTTTGCTGAAGAACAGGCAGAACTCGTAAATGATAATGCAATTTTGTTTTTGCAACCGGAATGGAGTAAAAAAGAAGAAATGACACCTTTGATTGTTGATTATGTAATGAATAATCCAAAATGGCGTGTTTCTTTACAAACACATAAGTATTTGAATATCCCATAA
- a CDS encoding tetratricopeptide repeat protein produces MNKFKIFSLALVATASVAQAQDIKEAKKAIDAEQFQKAKSLLKSIIKAKPSDGEANFVLGNIYLNQSVIDSAKIYYLNGIEASDRKNLNYIGLGQIDLDNKNAAAAQANFGLATKDMKRKDVDEYIYIGRAYMNSVNPDYNSAITSLKRALAIEPQNATALLAIGDAYYGANNQNDAYKAYRDAFTADPTLLRAKMQLGVLLKGAKSYDEAIKAFNEVIAINANYGPVYRELAETYYKWARNKPSTSKTNLQNAITNYEKYLSLTDYSLDSKMRHADFLILVKDYKSLETVANKMIAEDKVNPRIYRYLGYSAYENGNIDVALKSLEDYMKVPSNKIIAKDYLYLGFAKIKKGTNAAGVVEASAFDAGLADIKKAVEMEPLAVEDLGDFGKELFGKKQYDQAASVYALSITNAEQKNYVYDNIYYGISLYYANANKDKTAMNATELTNADAAFDRVLVASPSYDEAYLYKGRINNLLEKDDLIIKNYEEYVAKTTAKGADELAKPATVKKIVESYNSIGAAYANTDKAKAIEYFNKSLVLDPANKYAADSVKALK; encoded by the coding sequence ATGAATAAATTTAAAATTTTTAGTCTTGCTTTAGTTGCTACAGCTTCTGTTGCACAAGCGCAAGATATTAAAGAAGCTAAAAAAGCTATCGATGCTGAACAGTTTCAAAAGGCAAAATCTTTGCTTAAGTCAATCATAAAAGCAAAACCTTCAGATGGTGAAGCTAATTTTGTTTTAGGAAATATCTATTTGAACCAAAGTGTTATCGATTCGGCTAAAATTTATTACTTAAATGGAATTGAAGCTTCGGATAGAAAAAACCTAAATTATATTGGTTTAGGTCAAATCGATCTTGATAATAAAAATGCTGCCGCTGCGCAAGCGAACTTTGGTTTGGCTACTAAAGATATGAAGCGTAAGGATGTTGATGAGTATATCTATATTGGTAGAGCTTATATGAACTCAGTTAACCCTGATTATAACAGTGCAATTACAAGTTTAAAACGTGCATTGGCGATCGAGCCTCAAAACGCTACAGCTTTATTGGCAATTGGTGATGCTTATTATGGAGCAAACAATCAAAATGATGCATATAAAGCATACCGTGATGCATTTACTGCTGATCCAACACTTTTAAGAGCAAAAATGCAATTAGGTGTTTTATTGAAAGGTGCTAAATCTTATGATGAAGCTATTAAAGCTTTCAATGAAGTTATTGCTATAAACGCTAACTATGGTCCAGTTTACAGAGAATTGGCTGAAACATATTACAAATGGGCTAGAAATAAGCCTTCTACTTCTAAAACTAATTTGCAAAACGCAATCACTAATTATGAGAAATATTTGAGTTTAACAGATTACTCTTTAGATTCAAAAATGCGTCACGCAGATTTCTTGATCTTGGTTAAAGATTACAAGAGCTTAGAAACTGTTGCTAACAAAATGATTGCTGAAGATAAAGTTAATCCTAGAATTTACAGATATTTAGGATATTCTGCTTACGAAAATGGAAACATTGATGTGGCTCTTAAATCATTAGAAGATTACATGAAAGTTCCTAGTAACAAAATTATCGCTAAAGATTATTTGTATTTAGGATTTGCTAAAATCAAAAAAGGAACAAATGCTGCTGGTGTAGTTGAGGCTTCTGCTTTTGATGCTGGTTTGGCTGATATTAAAAAAGCAGTTGAAATGGAGCCATTAGCAGTTGAAGATCTTGGTGATTTCGGAAAAGAATTATTCGGTAAAAAACAATACGATCAGGCAGCTTCTGTTTATGCATTAAGTATTACAAATGCAGAGCAAAAGAATTATGTATATGACAATATCTATTATGGTATTTCTCTTTACTATGCAAATGCAAATAAAGATAAAACAGCTATGAATGCGACTGAATTAACGAATGCTGATGCAGCATTTGACAGAGTACTTGTTGCTTCTCCATCATATGATGAGGCTTACTTATACAAAGGAAGAATCAACAACTTATTGGAGAAAGATGATTTGATTATCAAAAACTACGAAGAGTATGTTGCAAAAACGACTGCTAAAGGTGCTGATGAATTAGCAAAACCTGCAACAGTAAAAAAAATAGTTGAGTCTTACAATAGTATTGGTGCGGCTTATGCTAATACAGACAAAGCTAAAGCGATTGAATATTTCAATAAATCTTTAGTTTTAGATCCTGCTAATAAATATGCAGCTGATTCTGTAAAAGCTTTAAAATAA
- a CDS encoding substrate-binding domain-containing protein translates to MLKYTKVAGVVLLVFLFAMCNQKSKNDTKETILKGSLDITVDETVKPIVDDQVAVFEGTYYDAKIHIKPKSEAEVINDLLNKKAKVVVTARTLTNEELKRFEKSKINPRITPFAVDAVAFISSKSNNDTLIALKSVIDFMQGKPDSKIKGLVFDNPNSSTVRYMKELAKVKEIPKNGVFSFNTNDEVIKFVSENEGMVGVIGVNWLSQPSQNMANYIQKVNILAIKGLKDNQYHYPSQTELMEGKYPLARDLFVINCQGYSGLGMGFSSFVAGEIGQRIVLKSSLMPIKTPSRKLQIRSEIIKDKE, encoded by the coding sequence ATGTTAAAGTATACTAAAGTTGCGGGAGTAGTTCTTCTTGTCTTTTTGTTTGCCATGTGCAACCAAAAAAGCAAGAATGATACTAAAGAAACAATTTTGAAAGGATCTCTTGATATTACGGTCGATGAAACTGTAAAGCCTATTGTTGATGATCAAGTTGCCGTTTTTGAAGGTACTTATTATGATGCTAAGATTCATATAAAACCGAAATCTGAAGCAGAGGTTATAAATGATTTATTAAATAAGAAAGCTAAAGTTGTCGTAACTGCTCGAACTTTGACGAACGAAGAGTTGAAAAGATTCGAGAAAAGCAAGATTAATCCTAGGATAACTCCTTTTGCTGTTGATGCGGTAGCTTTTATTTCAAGCAAAAGCAATAATGATACATTAATTGCGTTGAAAAGTGTGATTGATTTCATGCAAGGAAAACCAGATTCAAAGATTAAAGGTCTTGTGTTTGATAATCCGAACTCTAGTACGGTTCGTTATATGAAAGAATTGGCGAAAGTTAAAGAGATTCCAAAAAATGGAGTGTTTTCTTTTAATACTAACGATGAAGTTATTAAATTCGTTTCTGAAAACGAAGGGATGGTTGGAGTAATTGGTGTGAACTGGCTGTCGCAGCCTTCGCAAAATATGGCCAATTATATTCAAAAAGTCAATATTTTGGCTATTAAGGGTTTGAAAGATAATCAATATCATTATCCAAGTCAGACTGAGCTTATGGAAGGGAAATATCCTTTGGCACGTGATTTGTTTGTTATAAATTGCCAGGGTTATTCTGGTTTAGGAATGGGTTTTTCTTCTTTTGTTGCTGGTGAAATTGGCCAACGAATAGTTTTGAAATCCAGCTTAATGCCGATTAAAACTCCAAGTAGAAAGCTTCAAATAAGAAGTGAAATTATTAAAGATAAAGAATAA
- a CDS encoding energy transducer TonB, protein MKLDIIKNQWLDIVFEGRNKIYGAYELRKSNNKTTVRALIIGSIIFSFAVAAPLIASYLPDSGEDDTNNDIKIVTAKIPVKKKEEVKPNEPPPPPPPPKVDQVKFVKPVVAKAEEVTEDPPKIEDLKDKKVGAETIKGDPDAVLTVEEPVGTGTAAVVEEDNQVYNTAGIEVKPDFPGGIDKFYKFVGNNYKTPEEEGLKGKVYVTFVVEKDGSLTDIKVLRDIGYGTGAEAIRVLKKCPKWTPGEQNGKKVRVLYSLPITIQSAE, encoded by the coding sequence ATGAAATTAGATATTATAAAAAATCAATGGCTTGATATCGTATTCGAAGGTCGTAATAAGATATATGGTGCATATGAGTTGAGAAAATCGAACAACAAAACTACGGTAAGAGCACTTATCATAGGTTCGATCATTTTCAGCTTTGCTGTAGCAGCTCCTCTTATTGCGAGTTATTTACCAGATTCTGGTGAAGATGATACGAATAATGATATCAAGATCGTAACAGCTAAAATACCTGTTAAGAAAAAAGAGGAGGTAAAACCTAACGAACCGCCACCACCGCCACCGCCACCAAAAGTGGATCAAGTGAAGTTTGTGAAGCCGGTTGTTGCTAAAGCAGAAGAGGTTACTGAAGATCCACCAAAAATTGAAGATCTTAAAGATAAGAAGGTTGGTGCTGAAACTATCAAAGGAGATCCAGATGCAGTTTTAACTGTTGAGGAGCCGGTAGGTACTGGAACTGCTGCAGTAGTTGAAGAAGATAACCAAGTATATAACACAGCTGGTATCGAAGTAAAACCAGATTTCCCTGGAGGAATTGATAAATTCTACAAATTCGTAGGAAACAATTATAAAACTCCAGAAGAAGAAGGTTTAAAAGGTAAAGTTTACGTTACGTTTGTAGTTGAAAAAGACGGTTCATTAACCGACATTAAAGTTTTAAGGGATATCGGTTACGGTACAGGAGCAGAAGCAATTCGTGTTCTTAAAAAATGTCCAAAATGGACTCCTGGCGAGCAAAATGGTAAAAAAGTTAGGGTATTATACTCTCTTCCTATTACTATTCAATCTGCAGAATAA
- a CDS encoding biopolymer transporter ExbD: MAELNTGDSGGGKGGKVRSKKQNSKVDLTAMVDLAFLLITFFMLTTSLSKPKAMDLSLPDKDDKNPEDTKTKVDENRTMTVMLGADNKMVYYMGLLASPKVGPKDIAYGKDGIRRELLKQKQNVLAYSAALGKPKNGIIVIIKPTKKSNYRNLVDILDEMAITGVETYAIVPEFTPEETKVIDKK, encoded by the coding sequence ATGGCTGAATTAAATACTGGCGACAGTGGTGGCGGAAAAGGTGGCAAGGTAAGAAGTAAAAAGCAAAATTCGAAAGTCGATTTAACGGCGATGGTGGATTTGGCATTCTTATTGATCACGTTCTTTATGTTGACCACATCGTTGTCAAAACCTAAAGCAATGGATTTGTCATTGCCAGATAAAGACGATAAGAATCCAGAAGACACGAAAACTAAAGTGGATGAAAATCGTACTATGACAGTAATGTTGGGTGCTGACAATAAAATGGTTTATTACATGGGATTATTAGCTAGTCCTAAAGTAGGTCCTAAAGATATAGCTTACGGAAAAGATGGTATCCGTAGAGAATTGTTGAAACAAAAACAAAATGTTTTGGCATATTCTGCAGCTTTAGGAAAACCTAAAAATGGAATCATTGTCATTATCAAACCAACTAAGAAATCAAATTATCGTAATTTGGTTGATATCTTAGATGAGATGGCTATCACTGGAGTTGAAACTTACGCAATTGTTCCTGAGTTCACACCAGAGGAAACAAAGGTTATAGATAAAAAATAA
- a CDS encoding biopolymer transporter ExbD, which produces MAKIKMKKKSTSTDMTAMCDVAFLLLTFFILTATAKVPEALPVDMPASTVEHKLPDSNLAIITIGQGKDGKSKVFFDIKGREIRKRTLEGMGAKLGVTFSEDDKAKFALMDDFGVPLANLKQIIDMKAADRTKANQPGIPIDSLDNQLKEWLLVSRRATIDLEDKELEIAIKGDAKEQYPQIKKIMDILQEQKINSFNLVTGTRGKDF; this is translated from the coding sequence ATGGCTAAAATTAAAATGAAAAAGAAGTCGACATCGACAGATATGACTGCCATGTGTGATGTTGCGTTCCTTTTGCTTACGTTCTTTATCTTGACTGCTACTGCTAAAGTTCCTGAAGCGCTTCCTGTAGATATGCCTGCTTCTACTGTAGAACATAAATTACCAGATTCTAATTTGGCAATTATTACAATAGGACAAGGAAAAGACGGGAAAAGCAAAGTTTTCTTCGATATCAAAGGAAGAGAGATTCGTAAAAGAACTCTTGAAGGTATGGGAGCAAAATTAGGTGTGACTTTTTCAGAAGATGACAAAGCTAAATTTGCATTAATGGATGACTTTGGTGTTCCATTGGCAAACTTGAAGCAAATCATTGATATGAAAGCAGCTGATAGAACTAAAGCAAATCAGCCAGGTATTCCAATCGATTCTTTGGATAATCAATTAAAAGAGTGGCTTTTGGTTTCAAGAAGAGCTACAATTGACCTTGAAGATAAAGAGTTAGAGATTGCAATCAAAGGAGATGCTAAAGAACAATATCCTCAAATCAAAAAGATTATGGATATTTTACAAGAGCAAAAAATCAATTCCTTTAACTTAGTTACAGGTACAAGAGGAAAAGACTTTTAA
- a CDS encoding MotA/TolQ/ExbB proton channel family protein has translation MANVKVKKESTSNGGGMISGIIIAACVFVGWCIWKFVMGDSANFEGGNPETGHPINTLGMVYKGGFIVPVLLGMLLMVVVFSIERFIVIGKAAGKANLDKFMKSVQGSIKEGNIEAAIASCDKQQGSVANAIKSALIKYQDVKKEGFNSEEASEVIHKEIEEATSLEMPMLEKNMTIISTLVSLGTLGGLLGTVSGMIKAFGALASAGTPDQAALATGISEALINTATGISTSIFAIVSYNFFTAKIDDLTYSIDEAGTTIVNTYRKFRGSLKQ, from the coding sequence ATGGCAAACGTTAAAGTTAAAAAAGAAAGCACTTCAAATGGGGGAGGAATGATTTCAGGAATCATTATTGCAGCATGTGTTTTTGTAGGTTGGTGTATTTGGAAATTCGTTATGGGGGATTCAGCTAACTTTGAAGGAGGGAATCCAGAAACAGGTCACCCAATCAATACTTTAGGTATGGTTTACAAAGGAGGTTTCATTGTACCAGTATTATTAGGTATGCTTTTAATGGTTGTTGTTTTTTCTATTGAAAGATTTATCGTTATCGGTAAAGCTGCTGGTAAAGCTAACTTAGACAAATTTATGAAAAGTGTTCAAGGAAGCATTAAAGAAGGAAACATCGAGGCTGCTATCGCTTCATGCGACAAACAACAAGGTTCAGTTGCAAATGCAATTAAATCTGCTTTGATTAAATATCAAGACGTTAAAAAAGAAGGTTTCAACAGTGAAGAGGCTTCAGAAGTAATCCACAAAGAAATCGAAGAGGCTACTTCATTAGAAATGCCAATGTTGGAAAAAAATATGACTATTATCTCTACTTTAGTATCTTTAGGTACATTAGGAGGATTATTAGGAACAGTATCAGGTATGATTAAAGCGTTTGGTGCGTTAGCTTCTGCTGGAACTCCTGACCAAGCTGCTCTTGCAACAGGTATCTCTGAGGCACTTATCAACACTGCAACAGGTATCTCTACTTCTATCTTTGCAATTGTTTCTTACAACTTCTTTACTGCTAAAATTGACGATTTAACTTACTCTATCGATGAGGCTGGTACTACAATCGTGAATACTTACAGAAAATTCAGAGGAAGTTTAAAACAATAA